From a single Apium graveolens cultivar Ventura chromosome 2, ASM990537v1, whole genome shotgun sequence genomic region:
- the LOC141707293 gene encoding DNA repair protein RAD51 homolog 4 — MAPLQTLEVENPIIDSNFQQFCASHHIFSVEDFLFHDIYKLQLSTKQHSNSERLEQGITVILSIIEGQHQPWLNGMELLEEAQGNKQSISTGYERIDMLLQGGLFPGNLVEVVGPSSSGKTQICLKTAANVALHSGGSVIFFDTGNSFSPKLIDKLLGQISDSAIMKIEEVRQEVMNKIVCRSVFDIFVLINLLHQLKSNLKNMAGCSVQMLIVDSISSLVTPILGSGAHGHALMVSVGFLLKELAYEHNLSVLVTNHMVGAEGGHLKPALGESWKNIPHMRLHLSCDHKSNICSMCILRHPYITAGKAVSFSL; from the exons TTGAAGATTTTCTGTTTCATGACATTTACAAGTTACAGCTTTCCACAAAACAACACTCCAATTCAGAGAGATTAGAGCAG GGAATCACTGTGATTCTCTCAATCATAGAAGGTCAGCATCAACCGTGGTTGAACGGAATGGAGTTGTTGGAAGAGGCTCAAGGAAATAAACAAAGTATATCAACAGGATATGAAAG GATTGATATGCTACTTCAAGGAGGATTATTCCCGGGAAACCTAGTAGAGGTAGTGGGTCCATCATCATCTGGTAAAACGCAA ATTTGCTTGAAAACTGCTGCAAATGTTGCATTACATAGTGGGGGTAGTGTCATATTCTTTGACACGGGAAACTCATTCTCACCTAAACTCATTGATAAACTTCTTGGCCAGATCTCAGATTCAGCTATAATGAAG ATTGAAGAAGTTCGTCAAGAGGTGATGAACAAAATAGTTTGTCGGTCTGTGTTCGACATCTTTGTTCTAATCAATCTGCTTCATCAGCTAAAATCCAACTTGAAAAATATG GCAGGCTGCTCAGTTCAGATGCTTATTGTCGATTCAATATCTTCACTCGTCACTCCAATTCTGGGCAGTGGTGCCCACG GACATGCTTTGATGGTTTCTGTTGGTTTCTTACTAAAGGAGTTGGCATATGAGCATAACCTCTCTGTATTG GTGACCAATCACATGGTGGGCGCAGAGGGAGGTCATCTAAAGCCAGCACTTGGAGAGAGTTGGAAGAATATTCCCCACATGCGACTTCATCTTTCCTGTGATCATAAAAGCAACATATGTAGCATGTGCATACTTCGACACCCATACATT ACTGCAGGAAAAGCTGTGAGTTTTTCCTTATGA